A genome region from Cucumis sativus cultivar 9930 chromosome 4, Cucumber_9930_V3, whole genome shotgun sequence includes the following:
- the LOC101207912 gene encoding uncharacterized protein LOC101207912 yields MPPPSTLAIRKMSLLRTQSHLTIPAPPPSPIPTGTGSRSAANETFKTFLDNSTHLPQLSLPESRFFSAHNPAPAVLDFQSLVSSGCADVVARMLRSVHEFGAFRIVNHGISGEEVLSVVNQAKSVSVLEDSNKGVDDRSWDGDDGNREAILQVRRLNDSEVSGNTVVEAETNREISQKMEKIRRKLEGIGEKLSEILCGFMGENVEKLGDKKETMFSIYRYNNNNNRPNDIFERENDHNTKISKSEREGDESVMMKLEIPGEHCQFYVSYSCHQQKQYTRCFDAAADTIVVTIGKQFQEMSMGKLKSARSEMIFVPDLLGTQTSFSIDLKFSNPNLLLNNNNNNSHSKVISISDQIFFAFLLLSLHFLYTCISSFFKP; encoded by the exons ATGCCGCCACCCTCTACCCTcgccattagaaaaatgtcTCTCTTACGCACACAATCCCATTTAACAATCCCAGCTCCCCCGCCCTCCCCAATCCCAACCGGCACCGGATCCCGTTCCGCCGCCAACGAAACCTTCAAAACCTTCCTCGACAACTCCACTCACCTCCCCCAGCTCTCTTTGCCCGAATCCCGCTTCTTCTCCGCCCACAATCCTGCTCCCGCCGTCCTCGATTTCCAATCCTTAGTTTCTTCCGGTTGCGCTGACGTGGTCGCGCGGATGCTTCGCTCCGTTCATGAATTCGGGGCCTTTCGGATCGTTAATCATGGGATATCCGGGGAGGAGGTTTTGTCGGTGGTCAATCAAGCTAAATCTGTATCTGTATTGGAAGATAGTAATAAGGGAGTTGATGATCGGAGCTGGGACGGGGACGACGGAAATCGCGAGGCGATTTTGCAGGTGCGACGGCTGAATGATAGCGAGGTGTCGGGAAATACAGTTGTAGAGGCCGAAACGAACCGGGAAATCAG CCAAAAGATggagaaaataagaagaaaactagAAGGCATTGGGGAGAAATTAAGTGAGATATTATGTGGATTCATGGGAGAGAATGTGGAGAAATTAGGAGACAAAAAAGAGACCATGTTTAGCATTTACagatacaataataataataatcgtccaaatgatatatttgaaagggaaaatgatcataatacaaaaatttcaaaaagtgagagagaagGTGATGAGAGTGTGATGATGAAGCTTGAAATTCCAGGAGAACATTGCCAATTTTATGTGAGTTATTCTTGtcatcaacaaaaacaatatacacGTTGCTTTGATGCTGCTGCTGATACCATTGTTGTCACCATTGGCAAACAATTCCAG GAAATGAGCAtgggaaaattgaaaagtgCAAGAAGTGAGATGATATTTGTACCAGATTTGCTTGGAACACAAACCTCTTTCTCCATTGacctcaaattttcaaaccctaatttattattaaataataataataataattcccATTCTAAAGTCATTTCCATTTCTGATCAAATCTTCTTtgcctttcttcttctttcccttcACTTTCTTTACACTTgcatttcttcattcttcaaaccctaa